A DNA window from Carassius gibelio isolate Cgi1373 ecotype wild population from Czech Republic chromosome A8, carGib1.2-hapl.c, whole genome shotgun sequence contains the following coding sequences:
- the LOC128018856 gene encoding 39S ribosomal protein L55, mitochondrial: MALNTIGQPCKSIFRCLRAVFSHRCLQATSTFHTTVFQSNSNRTCVVRFGRQKYERMYPVLLVRPDGSTINIRYKEPRRIMKMPVDITTLSEEERKIRIRKREPKREAKQKLDDFEDDFKVDDYSKFWKKK, encoded by the exons ATGGCTTTAAATACAATTGGTCAGCCTTGCAAGAGTATATTCAG GTGTCTTCGGGCTGTTTTCTCCCACAGATGCTTGCAGGCCACGTCCACATTTCACACCACAGTCTTTCAGTCAAACTCCAACAGAACCTGTGTGGTCCGCTTCGGGAGGCAGAAGTATGAGCGGATGTATCCGGTTCTGCTGGTGCGACCTGACGGGTCCACCATCAACATCAGATATAAAGAGCCCAGAAGAATAATGAAG ATGCCTGTGGACATCACCACCCTCTCGGAGGAGGAGAGGAAAATCAGAATTCGGAAAAGAGAACCGAAGAGGGAAGCAAAACAAAAATTGGATGATTTTGAGGATGATTTCAAAGTTGATGATTACAGCAAATTCTGGAAGAAGAAGTGA
- the LOC128018855 gene encoding spermine oxidase — MADRSPAIVVVGAGVAGLAAAKKLKEYGFNDVTVLEASEKVGGRVATATLGNACVDTGAQYIHGASEENPVYSLLKKSGLLNQIPEMGEEAFYSNKGHKVDANFAKNAYGAGEKIILYRGSNTGKSLGEHYAEKTQGMIDSLQDNDKRTRMQSVFALVGKDMLIDVGASDLSRISLDSWQYYINMGDSLNIAGLMFQLVDKLLEDFPKDRLLLKREVSKIKWDGSFSVAPPHGELLLSAHTESASEEKVCQYPVCIVCENGEEILADHVIVTISLGCLKAQASSLFIPSLPTEKMEAIEKLCFGNIAKIFLEYEEAFWESDLGSISLIYEDDTPASVSTNKMQWLKNMQSFSVLRPKERFGNILIGWCPGDIADLVETMTDDELSTAITDHLKMFLGHSNIPKPKSILCTKWRSNKFIKGAYAFLPVGVDGNVMDTLAQPLMGSQHPNKDLQVLFAGEATLKTLYGTVQGALLSGHREADRLAAHYKKTLAPTSATSVDKQV, encoded by the exons ATGGCAGACAGGAGTCCAGCTATCGTGGTTGTTGGCGCTGGAGTCGCAGGACTCGCTGCAGCCAAGAAACTGAAAGAATATGGATTTAATGACGTCACGGTGCTGGAAGCGTCCGAGAAGGTCGGAGGAAGAGTAGCTACTGCAACTCTAG GTAATGCATGTGTTGATACCGGAGCACAGTACATCCATGGGGCGTCAGAAGAAAACCCAGTTTACAGTCTACTAAAAAAGTCTGGCCTTCTAAACCAGATCCCTGAGATGGGCGAAGAAGCATTTTATAGTAACAAGGGACACAAAGTAGATGCAAACTTCGCCAAAAATGCATATGGAGCTGGGGAGAAAATCATTTTATACCGTGGCTCCAACACGGGAAAGAGTTTAGGTGAACACTATGCAGAAAAAACCCAGGGGATGATTGACAGCTTGCAAGACAATGACAAGAGAACGAGAATGCAGAGTGTTTTTGCTTTGGTCGGAAAAGACATGCTGATTGACGTTGGAGCTTCAGACCTCTCCAGGATCTCTCTTGACTCCTGGCAGTATTATATCAACATGGGTGACAGCCTCAATATTGCAGG TTTAATGTTTCAGCTTGTGGATAAGCTGCTGGAGGACTTCCCTAAAGATCGTTTGCTGCTGAAAAGAGAAGTTAGTAAGATCAAATGGGATGGATCCTTTTCTGTTGCCCCTCCTCATGGTGAACTGCTCCTCTCTGCTCACACCGAATCTGCTTCTGAAGAAAAAGTCTGCCAGTACCCAGTTTGCATTGTCTGTGAGAATGGAGAAGAGATTCTAGCCGATCATGTAATTGTGACCATTTCATTAG gcTGTCTAAAAGCACAGGCATCCAGCCTATTCATCCCCAGTCTCCCAACCGAGAAAATGGAGGCCATCGAAAAGCTGTGCTTTGGCAATATTGCCAAGATCTTTTTGGAGTATGAAGAGGCATTCTGGGAAAGTGATCTTGGTTCTATCAGCCTCATTTATGAAGATGACACCCCTGCCTCAGTATCCACCAATAAAATGCAGTGGCTTAAGAACATGCAGAGCTTTTCTGTCCTGAGACCCAAAGAAAG GTTTGGCAATATCTTAATTGGCTGGTGTCCAGGAGACATAGCTGACCTGGTTGAAACCATGACGGACGATGAACTCTCAACTGCGATCACTGATCATCTCAAAATGTTCTTAG GACATTCTAACATTCCTAAGCCGAAATCCATACTCTGCACTAAATGGCGCAGCAACAAGTTCATAAAAGGAGCGTACGCTTTCCTCCCTGTTGGCGTTGATGGGAATGTTATGGACACACTAGCTCAACCACTAATGGGCAGCCAGCATCCTAATAAa GATCTTCAGGTCCTGTTTGCAGGTGAGGCAACGCTGAAGACTCTTTATGGCACAGTGCAGGGAGCTCTACTCTCAGGACACAGGGAGGCAGACAGACTGGCAGCACATTATAAGAAGACACTGGCACCCACTTCTGCTACCTCAGTGGACAAACAAGTTTAA